From the Acidilutibacter cellobiosedens genome, one window contains:
- a CDS encoding SoxR reducing system RseC family protein — MNQIGLVLKTDGNNAEVEVKRSTACGHSCESCSAMCKAPSIIVNVPNSLGSKVGDYVEIDMKENKILKYAFIMYVIPFSIFLSGIFLGIKVFKKTGLANYEIYSFAIGLIFLAAAFFIVKIIDKRISNKKESQFEMKRII; from the coding sequence ATGAACCAAATTGGTTTAGTATTAAAAACGGATGGAAATAATGCTGAAGTTGAAGTCAAAAGGTCTACTGCTTGCGGGCATAGTTGTGAGAGCTGTTCGGCTATGTGCAAAGCTCCGAGCATTATTGTAAATGTTCCGAATTCCCTTGGAAGCAAGGTGGGGGATTATGTTGAGATAGACATGAAAGAGAACAAAATTTTAAAATATGCATTTATTATGTATGTAATACCTTTTTCAATATTCCTCTCAGGTATTTTTTTAGGAATAAAAGTTTTTAAAAAGACAGGATTAGCTAATTATGAAATTTATAGTTTTGCTATAGGTTTAATATTTCTTGCTGCTGCATTTTTTATAGTAAAAATTATTGACAAAAGAATTTCAAATAAAAAGGAGAGCCAATTTGAAATGAAAAGAATTATTTAG
- a CDS encoding threonine/serine exporter family protein, whose product MIRQIIFSFFSTMGFAILFNIPKDTIIKSGIVGALGWFINLNISNIFDSAIAGTFSAALAVGIMGEILSRNFRKPATIYIIPGIIPLVPGAGMYYTMFALIGKNFSDAANLGTETLFIAVAIASGIIISSTLSYSIKRVRNKS is encoded by the coding sequence GTGATTAGACAAATTATATTTTCTTTTTTCTCCACTATGGGGTTTGCTATTCTTTTTAATATACCGAAAGACACCATAATAAAGTCAGGAATTGTAGGAGCCTTAGGATGGTTTATCAATTTAAATATTTCAAATATTTTCGATTCAGCCATTGCCGGTACTTTTTCCGCTGCTCTTGCCGTCGGAATTATGGGAGAAATACTATCAAGAAATTTTAGAAAACCAGCAACCATATATATAATACCGGGAATAATTCCCTTAGTCCCCGGAGCCGGAATGTATTATACCATGTTCGCCTTAATAGGAAAAAACTTTTCCGATGCTGCCAATCTTGGAACTGAAACGCTATTCATTGCTGTAGCTATTGCTTCAGGTATAATAATTTCTTCTACCTTAAGCTATTCTATCAAGAGAGTCAGAAATAAATCTTAG
- a CDS encoding threonine/serine exporter family protein, which yields MHENRNEYDEVKKLLILSILAGKIMLKSGAETYRVEDTINRICKSRKNINYVESLVTATGISVSVEYDEEIITYIKRIKSISIDLNKIDMVNNFSREFVNGNISIEEGLKRLERINNTHIYNNLTKLVFGSLAGSFYTIMFGGTFMDFISSLMVSLLVVFVTNYLAKREITFFINNFVGAFLASILSILLVKLHIGKNMDMIIIGSIMPLVPGVAITNSIRDTMSGDFISGSSRGIEAAIIAFSIAFGVGLVLKLYFKGAIM from the coding sequence ATGCATGAAAACAGGAATGAATATGATGAAGTAAAAAAACTTTTGATATTATCCATACTTGCAGGAAAGATAATGCTCAAAAGCGGTGCTGAAACCTATAGGGTGGAAGATACTATAAACAGAATATGTAAATCTCGAAAAAATATTAATTATGTAGAATCCTTGGTAACAGCTACGGGAATATCCGTTTCAGTAGAATACGATGAAGAGATTATAACATATATCAAAAGAATTAAAAGTATTTCCATTGATTTAAATAAAATAGATATGGTAAATAATTTTTCCAGAGAATTTGTTAATGGAAATATAAGTATAGAAGAAGGGCTTAAAAGACTTGAAAGAATAAATAATACTCATATATACAATAATTTAACAAAATTAGTATTCGGAAGTTTGGCAGGATCTTTTTATACAATAATGTTCGGAGGTACTTTTATGGATTTTATTTCTAGTCTTATGGTAAGCCTTTTAGTAGTATTCGTAACAAATTATTTAGCAAAAAGGGAAATAACTTTCTTTATTAATAATTTTGTAGGAGCATTTTTAGCTTCTATTTTATCCATACTATTAGTTAAATTGCATATAGGAAAAAATATGGATATGATAATAATAGGTTCCATAATGCCTTTAGTACCGGGAGTAGCTATTACAAATTCTATAAGAGACACTATGTCGGGAGATTTCATTTCCGGATCATCCAGAGGGATAGAAGCTGCAATCATTGCTTTTTCAATAGCTTTTGGAGTAGGTCTTGTATTAAAATTATATTTTAAGGGGGCAATAATGTGA
- a CDS encoding serine hydroxymethyltransferase — MDFQNLQKNDPEVLKAIELEISRQRNKIELIASENFVSKQVMEAMGSQLTNKYAEGYPAKRYYGGCEYVDIVENLARDRLKKLFNAEHANVQPHSGSNANLGVYFAVLKPGDKVLGMNLSQGGHLTHGSPVNISGTYFNFVPYGVDKKTERIDYDQLREIALKERPKLIVAGASAYPRIIDFKKFKEISDEIGAYLMVDMAHIAGLVAAGLHPSPVPYADFVTTTTHKTLRGPRGGAILCKEKYAKIIDKAIFPGIQGGPLMHVIAAKAVSFGEALKDDFKDYQKQIIKNAKVLSEELLNKGFRLVSGGTDNHLILIDVRSKGLTGKKAEAMLDEIGITANKNTIPFDPESPFVTSGVRIGTPAVTTRGMKEEDMKEIAEIMNLALDERNDRGELKERVLKLCSRFPLYE, encoded by the coding sequence ATGGATTTTCAAAATCTACAAAAAAATGATCCTGAGGTATTAAAGGCAATTGAGTTGGAAATATCAAGGCAGAGGAATAAGATAGAACTCATTGCATCGGAAAATTTTGTTTCAAAGCAAGTTATGGAGGCTATGGGAAGCCAGCTTACCAATAAATATGCTGAAGGCTATCCTGCAAAAAGGTATTATGGCGGATGTGAATATGTTGATATAGTAGAAAATTTGGCCAGGGACAGATTAAAGAAACTTTTTAATGCAGAGCATGCAAACGTTCAACCTCATTCCGGATCAAATGCTAATTTGGGAGTATATTTTGCGGTACTTAAACCTGGAGATAAAGTTTTGGGAATGAATCTTTCCCAAGGAGGTCATTTAACTCATGGAAGTCCTGTAAATATTTCGGGAACTTATTTTAATTTTGTTCCCTATGGGGTTGATAAAAAAACTGAAAGAATTGATTATGATCAATTGAGGGAAATAGCATTAAAGGAAAGGCCTAAGCTAATTGTTGCAGGGGCCAGTGCTTATCCGAGAATTATAGATTTTAAGAAATTCAAAGAAATAAGTGATGAGATAGGGGCATATTTAATGGTAGATATGGCTCATATCGCCGGATTGGTAGCAGCAGGTCTTCATCCGAGTCCCGTTCCCTATGCTGATTTCGTGACTACTACTACTCATAAAACGTTGCGGGGCCCAAGAGGAGGAGCAATATTATGCAAGGAAAAATATGCTAAAATTATAGATAAAGCAATATTTCCGGGGATTCAAGGCGGACCTTTGATGCATGTTATTGCTGCAAAGGCTGTCAGTTTTGGAGAAGCATTAAAGGATGATTTTAAGGATTACCAGAAGCAGATAATTAAAAATGCCAAAGTTTTATCCGAAGAATTACTGAATAAAGGATTTAGATTAGTTTCAGGAGGTACTGATAATCACCTTATACTTATAGATGTGAGAAGCAAAGGATTAACAGGGAAAAAAGCGGAAGCCATGCTGGATGAAATAGGGATTACCGCTAATAAAAATACTATACCTTTTGATCCGGAAAGCCCATTTGTTACGAGCGGGGTGAGAATAGGAACACCGGCAGTTACTACCCGTGGAATGAAGGAAGAGGATATGAAGGAAATAGCTGAAATTATGAACTTGGCTTTAGACGAAAGAAACGATAGGGGAGAACTAAAGGAAAGAGTATTGAAATTATGTTCGAGATTTCCGTTATATGAATAA
- a CDS encoding YIEGIA family protein: MDKYGYIIIPSILLGFLSRLSMLKVDYRQYPSYPQGVFSHVTLGLIAASLGAVAIPSLMEKEFSAVTFLSLAAQQFREVRNLERQSLEKIDETELVPRGTAYIEDISKAFEARNYMAMLTSLLVSIFITIGGRYFKTVYAMLIGIILGIIIIFLFNRTISRDTIEEIADVYPAKISFDGPLLIVNGVSIINIGYKPSRDIYLKKGIAVEIIPKDKNGVVTLSNLGQRKSIEHNVSVLLGVRKDVDQPDFSPLAARDPDTGKIVMAVVSMENDVNYLVRLVEKTIVLESAKKKPLDSYVGRKASD, translated from the coding sequence ATGGATAAATACGGCTATATAATAATCCCTTCCATATTATTGGGTTTTTTATCAAGATTATCTATGCTGAAAGTTGATTATAGGCAGTATCCCAGTTATCCTCAGGGCGTTTTTTCTCATGTTACTTTAGGACTTATAGCAGCAAGTTTGGGGGCAGTTGCCATTCCTTCATTAATGGAAAAAGAGTTTTCTGCGGTTACTTTTCTCTCATTGGCGGCACAACAGTTTAGGGAAGTAAGAAATTTAGAGAGACAAAGCTTGGAGAAAATTGATGAGACAGAATTAGTTCCCAGAGGAACAGCATATATAGAGGATATTTCTAAAGCCTTTGAGGCAAGAAATTATATGGCAATGCTTACGTCTTTATTAGTAAGTATTTTTATAACAATTGGCGGAAGATATTTTAAAACAGTTTATGCTATGCTTATAGGAATTATCTTAGGGATTATAATAATTTTTTTATTCAACAGGACTATATCCAGAGATACTATAGAAGAGATAGCGGATGTATATCCGGCAAAAATATCATTTGATGGGCCATTACTCATAGTAAACGGTGTATCTATTATAAATATAGGCTACAAACCAAGCAGAGATATATATTTAAAAAAAGGGATAGCAGTGGAAATTATTCCGAAGGACAAAAACGGTGTGGTTACCCTTTCAAATTTGGGACAGAGAAAATCAATAGAACATAATGTTTCTGTGCTGTTGGGAGTAAGAAAGGACGTAGATCAGCCTGATTTTAGCCCTCTTGCAGCAAGGGATCCCGATACCGGTAAAATTGTTATGGCTGTTGTAAGTATGGAAAATGATGTAAATTATTTAGTTAGATTAGTAGAAAAAACCATAGTGTTGGAAAGTGCGAAGAAGAAACCTTTGGATTCCTATGTGGGAAGGAAAGCATCAGATTAG
- a CDS encoding capping complex subunit for YIEGIA, with protein sequence MDVEIKGNILAVVTTDEKKIMCGGVPVFLAEDKEEQEKVSLKLSKITSGTIHDLENGCYIIVSH encoded by the coding sequence ATGGATGTGGAAATTAAGGGTAATATATTGGCTGTAGTAACTACGGATGAAAAAAAGATAATGTGTGGAGGTGTACCTGTTTTTCTTGCTGAAGATAAAGAAGAACAAGAAAAGGTGTCATTGAAATTATCCAAAATAACTTCAGGGACCATTCATGATTTGGAAAATGGTTGTTATATTATAGTATCCCATTAG
- a CDS encoding DUF512 domain-containing protein: MEFKIANLPKNIIESVEKRSIAEELGIQQGDLLVSVNDHEVRDIIDYKYLISDEYIVVRIEKKNGEVWDLEIEKEYDEDLGIDFFNPLIDKAKSCQNKCIFCFIDQLPKNMRKTLYFKDDDSRLSFLQGNFITLTNLNDEDIDRIIKYRLSPINISVHTTNPDLRIKMLNNKNAGNIMDILRKFKKGKLEVNCQIVLVPHVNDGYELKRTIDDLSELYPSVKSVAIVPVGLTKYRENLFPVEPFNTKMAEELIDSIEKIQGKLFQNINTRFVFLSDEFYAMTDRSLPSYEEYEKFPQYENGVGLMRLFSHEIENELKNIRENISLNRNYIIPTGTLAYKFMLSITEKVSSKFDGLNLRVVPIINNFFGRTITVSGLITGQDLIEQLKEYKNIDGIIIPKCMLRKGEEIFLDDITVEDLKDKLKTNVILSDVSGDSFIKIFKKDLR; encoded by the coding sequence ATGGAATTTAAAATAGCAAATTTACCTAAAAATATAATTGAAAGTGTAGAAAAGAGAAGCATAGCTGAAGAATTAGGAATTCAACAGGGAGATCTTTTAGTTTCCGTTAATGATCATGAAGTAAGGGATATAATAGATTATAAGTATTTAATTTCAGATGAATATATTGTTGTCAGAATTGAAAAAAAGAACGGAGAAGTATGGGATTTGGAGATTGAAAAGGAATATGACGAAGATTTGGGAATAGATTTTTTCAACCCGTTAATTGATAAAGCTAAGAGCTGCCAAAACAAGTGTATCTTTTGTTTTATAGATCAACTTCCGAAGAATATGAGGAAAACTTTATATTTTAAAGATGATGATTCAAGGTTATCTTTTTTGCAAGGCAACTTTATTACTCTAACTAATTTAAATGATGAGGATATTGACAGGATAATAAAATATAGATTAAGTCCCATAAACATTTCAGTTCATACTACTAACCCGGATCTCAGAATAAAGATGTTGAATAATAAAAATGCCGGTAATATAATGGATATACTTAGAAAATTTAAAAAAGGGAAATTAGAAGTGAACTGTCAAATAGTACTGGTACCTCATGTTAACGATGGGTATGAATTAAAAAGGACAATAGATGATCTGTCAGAACTATATCCAAGCGTTAAGAGTGTTGCGATAGTGCCTGTAGGGTTAACAAAATACAGAGAAAATTTATTTCCTGTGGAACCTTTTAATACTAAAATGGCAGAGGAGCTTATAGACAGCATAGAAAAAATACAGGGAAAATTATTTCAAAATATAAATACAAGATTTGTTTTTTTGTCAGATGAATTTTATGCAATGACTGATAGAAGTCTCCCATCCTATGAAGAATATGAAAAATTTCCTCAATATGAAAACGGAGTAGGGTTGATGAGGCTTTTTAGTCATGAAATAGAAAATGAATTGAAAAATATAAGAGAAAATATATCTTTAAATAGGAATTATATAATTCCTACAGGAACTTTAGCTTATAAATTTATGTTAAGTATAACCGAAAAAGTATCTTCAAAATTTGATGGCCTTAACCTAAGGGTAGTTCCTATTATTAATAATTTTTTTGGCCGTACGATTACTGTTTCTGGACTGATAACTGGACAAGATCTAATTGAACAGCTTAAAGAATATAAAAACATAGATGGAATAATAATACCTAAGTGTATGCTGAGAAAAGGTGAAGAGATATTTCTGGATGATATTACGGTTGAAGATTTAAAAGATAAGTTGAAAACAAATGTAATTCTTTCAGATGTTTCCGGTGATTCATTTATAAAAATATTTAAGAAAGATTTGAGGTGA
- the der gene encoding ribosome biogenesis GTPase Der, translated as MDRPVVSIVGRPNVGKSTLFNRIVGRRVAITENNPGVTRDRIYEEAEWLNKYFTVIDTGGLEPFSEDKILSQIRRQAEIAIEMSDVILFVVDGLSGVTATDRDISNILRKSKKEVILVCNKIDTPKTPDDIYEFYELGIGEIIPVSAAQGLGIGDLLDEVVKYFPQNKNTEENENIIKVAVIGKPNAGKSSLINNILGEERVIVTDIPGTTRDAIDTYFTYGDNEFILIDTAGLRRKRSISEEVERYSVVRTLSAIERADICILVIDGEDGITEQDAKIAGYAYEKGKACVIAVNKWDIVEKEDRTYLEYERDIKNTLPFMMFSPIIFISAKTGKRVNKLFEIIKSVYSSYTKRVTTGVLNDIVNEAVILNQPPTDKGRRLKVFYATQIGIKPPKFLIFINDKKLMHFSYARYLENQIRNNFGFEGTPLQVEFREREGQN; from the coding sequence ATGGATAGACCTGTTGTTTCTATTGTGGGAAGACCAAATGTGGGTAAGTCCACTCTTTTTAATAGAATTGTAGGAAGAAGAGTTGCTATTACGGAAAATAATCCGGGTGTTACAAGGGATAGAATATATGAAGAGGCAGAGTGGTTAAACAAGTATTTTACAGTAATAGATACGGGAGGATTGGAACCATTCAGTGAGGATAAAATATTGTCTCAGATAAGACGTCAGGCGGAAATTGCTATAGAAATGTCTGATGTAATACTTTTTGTAGTAGACGGTTTGTCCGGAGTGACGGCTACAGACAGAGACATATCGAACATTCTGAGAAAATCAAAGAAAGAGGTAATATTAGTATGTAATAAAATTGATACGCCTAAGACTCCCGATGATATATATGAATTTTATGAATTGGGAATTGGAGAAATTATTCCCGTTTCTGCTGCTCAAGGTTTGGGTATCGGAGATTTGCTTGACGAAGTCGTAAAATATTTTCCTCAAAACAAAAATACTGAGGAGAATGAAAATATAATTAAAGTAGCGGTAATAGGAAAGCCAAATGCAGGTAAATCTTCTTTGATTAATAATATTTTGGGAGAAGAAAGGGTTATAGTAACAGATATTCCCGGGACTACAAGAGATGCTATAGATACCTATTTTACTTATGGAGATAATGAATTCATATTGATAGATACAGCGGGCTTGAGAAGAAAACGAAGTATATCCGAAGAAGTTGAGAGATATAGTGTGGTAAGGACATTATCTGCTATAGAGAGAGCAGATATATGTATTCTTGTGATAGACGGGGAAGATGGAATAACAGAGCAGGATGCAAAAATTGCAGGCTATGCCTATGAAAAAGGTAAAGCATGTGTAATCGCAGTTAATAAATGGGACATAGTGGAAAAAGAAGACAGAACATATTTGGAATATGAGAGGGATATAAAGAATACTCTTCCTTTTATGATGTTTTCGCCTATTATATTTATTTCAGCCAAGACTGGTAAGAGAGTGAATAAACTTTTTGAAATAATTAAATCCGTATATTCTTCTTATACCAAAAGGGTTACCACAGGAGTATTAAATGATATAGTCAATGAAGCGGTTATTTTAAATCAACCTCCTACAGATAAAGGAAGAAGGCTTAAGGTTTTTTATGCAACTCAAATAGGAATTAAACCGCCTAAATTTTTGATTTTTATAAATGATAAAAAATTGATGCATTTTTCTTACGCCAGATATCTGGAAAATCAGATAAGAAATAATTTTGGATTTGAGGGAACTCCGCTTCAAGTTGAATTTAGGGAAAGGGAGGGTCAAAATTGA
- the plsY gene encoding glycerol-3-phosphate 1-O-acyltransferase PlsY: MNKTIFIAAISYLIGNFSSAYVLGRRLKKTDVRKYGSGNAGATNALRVFGVKIGLIVFMLDILKGIIASAIGNKILGFDGIIIAGIFVVLGHDWPIFLKFKGGKGIATSLGVMLYVQFPIALICTLIGFLVIGITKYVSLGSMIATLLVPIFIVLFDRPFNFKLFIFTVILASIAVFKHRSNISRLMNGKESKLGQRIQ, from the coding sequence TTGAATAAGACCATATTTATAGCTGCAATCTCTTATCTCATCGGAAATTTTTCTTCTGCCTATGTTTTGGGGAGAAGGTTAAAAAAAACCGACGTCAGAAAATATGGAAGCGGTAATGCAGGAGCGACAAATGCATTGAGAGTATTTGGAGTGAAAATTGGATTAATAGTTTTTATGCTTGATATATTGAAAGGAATTATTGCATCAGCCATAGGAAATAAGATTTTGGGTTTTGACGGTATTATCATTGCAGGTATTTTTGTGGTATTAGGTCATGACTGGCCTATATTTCTAAAATTTAAAGGGGGGAAAGGAATAGCTACTTCTCTTGGAGTTATGTTATATGTCCAATTTCCTATAGCTTTGATTTGTACATTAATAGGATTTTTAGTTATAGGAATAACTAAATATGTTTCTTTAGGCTCGATGATAGCGACTTTATTAGTTCCCATTTTTATAGTCTTATTTGATAGACCCTTTAATTTTAAGTTATTTATTTTTACAGTGATATTGGCAAGTATAGCTGTGTTTAAACACAGAAGCAATATTTCAAGGCTTATGAATGGAAAGGAATCAAAATTAGGACAAAGAATTCAATGA
- a CDS encoding NAD(P)H-dependent glycerol-3-phosphate dehydrogenase encodes MKRKIGVIGGGSWGTAIAILLLNKGYDVNLYLRDEKQLEKIRDSGENAKYLPGIPIPEDIMITTDLEKSLYEREVVVTSVPSQVVRNVLNSAKKYINKEQIIVNVAKGIENHSLLRISQIVEEILPNNKFAALSGPSHAEEVARNVPTAVVAASKEKNLAEYIQDVFMTPYFRVYTNPDVIGVELGGSLKNVIALGAGISDGLGYGDNTKAALMTRGIIEISRLGGKMGANHGTFSGLAGIGDLIVTCTSMHSRNRRAGILIGQGVKIEDAVKRVGMIVEGIKTTESAYELSLKYNVPMPITKEIYEVLYRGSDVKNSVYNLMLRDKKHEMEEAAQENKYNW; translated from the coding sequence ATGAAAAGAAAAATTGGGGTGATAGGAGGAGGCAGCTGGGGTACTGCCATAGCTATTTTGCTTTTAAATAAAGGTTATGATGTAAATTTATATTTGAGAGATGAAAAGCAACTTGAGAAAATAAGAGATTCAGGAGAAAATGCCAAATATCTTCCGGGAATTCCGATACCGGAAGATATAATGATAACTACTGATTTGGAGAAATCGTTATATGAAAGAGAGGTCGTTGTCACTAGTGTTCCTTCTCAGGTGGTCAGAAATGTATTGAATTCAGCCAAGAAGTACATAAATAAAGAACAGATCATAGTAAATGTGGCAAAAGGGATAGAAAACCATTCTCTTCTTAGAATTTCTCAGATAGTAGAAGAAATTCTTCCCAACAATAAATTTGCAGCTTTGTCAGGACCATCTCATGCCGAAGAAGTAGCTCGAAATGTTCCTACTGCTGTGGTAGCTGCTTCCAAGGAGAAAAATTTGGCTGAATATATTCAGGATGTATTTATGACTCCTTATTTTAGAGTATATACTAATCCGGACGTGATAGGGGTAGAACTTGGGGGTTCATTAAAAAACGTTATAGCTTTGGGAGCCGGTATATCGGATGGTCTAGGCTATGGAGACAACACTAAAGCTGCTCTTATGACAAGAGGAATCATAGAAATATCAAGGCTTGGGGGGAAAATGGGTGCCAACCATGGAACTTTTTCGGGATTAGCAGGAATAGGAGATTTGATAGTTACTTGTACTAGTATGCATAGCAGAAACAGAAGGGCAGGAATACTTATTGGACAAGGAGTTAAAATAGAAGACGCAGTAAAAAGAGTAGGAATGATAGTTGAAGGAATAAAGACTACAGAATCAGCTTATGAACTCTCATTAAAATATAATGTGCCTATGCCTATAACAAAGGAAATATATGAAGTTTTGTATAGGGGAAGTGACGTAAAAAATTCAGTGTATAATTTGATGCTGAGAGACAAAAAACATGAAATGGAAGAAGCAGCTCAAGAAAATAAATATAATTGGTGA
- the spoIVA gene encoding stage IV sporulation protein A, which produces MKAFNIYNDIAERTDGDIYIGVVGPVRTGKSTFIKRFMDLLVIPNIENKYKKERAKDELPLSGAGKTIMTTEPKFVPNEAIELVLKDNVKFKVRMVDCVGYLVKGALGHEENNIPRMVTTPWYEKEIPFEEAAEIGTKKVITDHSTIGMVITTDGSITDIERSNYIKAEERVINELKELEKPFVILLNSKHPNLDSTIALRESLEEKYNVSVIAVDCLNMEIADLEKIFERILFEFPVKEININLPGWTEGLPKNHWIRTDILNSLKESIKALQKLSEVSSSLSKLKELDVIKEVDITEIKLGEGVTNINLILEDGLFYKVLNDMTGYIIEEEYQLLGLISKLSQTKKEYDKIAGALKDARELGYGLVSPSIEELNLEEPEIYRQGNKFGVKLKAQAPSLHFLRANITTEVSPLIGTEKQSEELVKYFLNEFEGDPSKIWQSNLFGKSLYDLVNEQLQGKLHMMPEDVQQKLRRTLEKIINDGSGGLICIIV; this is translated from the coding sequence TTGAAAGCATTCAATATATACAATGATATCGCGGAAAGAACGGATGGAGATATTTATATAGGCGTAGTCGGTCCGGTGAGAACAGGGAAATCCACATTTATTAAGCGTTTTATGGATTTATTGGTAATACCTAATATTGAAAATAAATATAAAAAAGAAAGAGCAAAGGATGAGTTACCTCTTAGCGGTGCGGGAAAAACTATAATGACGACAGAACCCAAATTTGTTCCTAATGAAGCGATAGAATTGGTTTTAAAAGATAATGTAAAATTTAAGGTCAGAATGGTCGACTGTGTAGGATATTTAGTCAAAGGAGCTTTAGGTCATGAGGAAAATAATATACCGCGGATGGTTACTACTCCTTGGTATGAAAAAGAAATACCTTTTGAAGAAGCAGCAGAAATAGGGACAAAGAAGGTTATAACAGATCACTCAACTATAGGAATGGTTATAACAACTGACGGCTCAATAACTGATATAGAAAGATCAAATTATATAAAAGCGGAAGAAAGGGTTATAAATGAGCTAAAAGAACTGGAAAAACCTTTTGTAATCTTACTTAATTCAAAACATCCTAATTTAGATAGTACCATAGCTTTGAGAGAAAGCTTGGAAGAAAAATATAATGTATCGGTAATTGCAGTTGATTGTTTAAACATGGAAATTGCTGACCTGGAAAAGATATTTGAAAGGATACTATTTGAGTTTCCGGTTAAAGAAATAAATATCAATCTTCCGGGATGGACGGAAGGGCTCCCGAAAAATCATTGGATTAGAACGGATATATTAAATTCTTTAAAAGAATCAATTAAAGCCTTGCAGAAATTAAGTGAGGTCTCAAGTTCCTTGAGTAAATTAAAGGAACTGGATGTTATAAAAGAAGTTGATATTACAGAAATAAAATTGGGAGAAGGAGTCACTAATATAAATTTGATATTGGAAGATGGATTATTTTATAAGGTTTTGAATGACATGACCGGATACATAATTGAAGAAGAATATCAACTTTTAGGTCTTATATCTAAACTTTCTCAAACAAAGAAAGAATATGATAAAATAGCAGGTGCATTAAAAGATGCAAGAGAATTGGGGTATGGATTAGTAAGTCCGAGTATTGAAGAATTAAACCTTGAAGAGCCTGAAATATACAGGCAAGGCAATAAATTTGGGGTGAAATTGAAAGCGCAAGCACCCAGTTTACATTTCTTAAGAGCAAATATAACTACTGAGGTTTCACCTTTAATTGGTACGGAGAAACAAAGTGAAGAGCTGGTTAAATATTTTCTGAATGAATTTGAAGGAGATCCGTCAAAGATATGGCAGTCCAATTTATTTGGTAAATCGTTATATGATTTGGTTAATGAGCAATTGCAAGGAAAACTTCATATGATGCCGGAAGATGTTCAGCAAAAACTAAGAAGAACGTTGGAAAAGATAATTAACGACGGTAGCGGAGGACTGATTTGTATAATAGTATAG